Proteins found in one Agaribacterium sp. ZY112 genomic segment:
- a CDS encoding diguanylate cyclase domain-containing protein, translating to MPSSFFPAESEILKDESLVLKARNDFVSSSQVSAIRIILVYVAIFTVFMYGHTPLVNLITWLCLCTATYISRLYLLRSYRRESESAQASDNWQLLITLLSGASGLAWASAAYIIYPDDSASHQMFLFLTLAIVSAASAVTLSAYRWASASFVVSCLVPAAAKLLFSGEGFEQQIATMLLVFCFLILASAHYLYRFSNRALFLGQDNSRLIQELKRNNERLEQSNLQLKQMKTALRKDNDKLQRLVISDTLTGLANRHACESQIEMKWHRCKMAGQSMSLIMIDLDFFRHYNEFYGRSAGDQALVAVASIIKEVEKSAPNQICCSRYGGDQFAMILADTGALEARELAERCCKSVEALRIPVTELAHNASPWLSVSIGVATASPSNEEESPEALFRRAEFTLQSAKRDGRNMARHECEAS from the coding sequence ATGCCGAGCTCCTTTTTCCCGGCTGAGAGTGAAATCCTTAAGGACGAGAGCCTTGTTCTCAAGGCGCGAAATGACTTCGTTAGTTCCTCCCAGGTCAGTGCGATACGTATCATTTTGGTATACGTCGCCATTTTTACCGTATTTATGTACGGGCACACCCCATTAGTTAACCTTATCACTTGGTTATGTCTGTGCACTGCAACCTATATATCTAGATTGTACCTATTACGCAGCTATCGGCGAGAAAGTGAAAGCGCTCAAGCCAGCGACAATTGGCAACTTCTTATTACCCTGTTATCGGGCGCATCCGGTCTAGCTTGGGCGAGTGCGGCCTACATTATTTACCCCGATGATTCCGCATCCCATCAGATGTTCTTGTTTTTAACACTCGCGATTGTCTCAGCAGCGAGCGCGGTCACCCTAAGTGCTTACCGCTGGGCCAGTGCCAGTTTTGTTGTTAGCTGCTTAGTGCCTGCAGCTGCCAAATTACTTTTTAGCGGTGAAGGTTTCGAGCAGCAAATCGCAACCATGCTGCTTGTGTTTTGCTTTCTGATTCTGGCTTCAGCTCATTATCTTTATCGCTTTAGTAATAGAGCCCTGTTTTTAGGACAAGATAACAGTCGCCTGATTCAGGAGCTAAAACGTAATAACGAACGCCTTGAGCAAAGCAACTTGCAGCTCAAGCAGATGAAAACCGCTTTGCGTAAAGACAACGACAAGCTTCAGCGCCTTGTCATTAGCGATACACTCACAGGTCTCGCAAATAGGCATGCATGTGAAAGCCAAATAGAAATGAAGTGGCACCGCTGCAAAATGGCAGGCCAAAGCATGTCTCTAATCATGATAGATTTAGACTTTTTCAGGCATTACAACGAGTTTTATGGTCGAAGTGCAGGTGATCAAGCCCTTGTGGCCGTCGCTTCAATCATTAAAGAAGTTGAAAAAAGCGCACCCAACCAAATTTGTTGTTCGCGTTACGGCGGTGATCAATTTGCCATGATTCTCGCAGATACAGGAGCACTAGAAGCTAGAGAGCTTGCAGAACGCTGCTGTAAAAGCGTTGAAGCATTGCGTATCCCCGTCACAGAGTTAGCACACAATGCCTCACCTTGGTTAAGTGTCAGTATCGGCGTGGCCACAGCGTCTCCATCAAACGAAGAAGAAAGCCCA
- a CDS encoding Bax inhibitor-1 family protein: MQEIYSQNQQAARPANVAKVLRNTYTLLAMTLAASAAAAGVAMAADVGRGVGMICSLAALGIVWFVLPRTANSSKGIFVVFAFTILLGVGLGPTLNYYIAAYSNGSALIMQSLGLTALVFFGLSGYVLTTGKDFSFMGGFLMTGLIIAVVAMLGLMVAGLFGIHVPAMSLALSAMVALLMSGFILFDTSRIVNGGETNYIMATTALYLNIYNLFTSLLHILGVMGGDD; the protein is encoded by the coding sequence ATGCAAGAAATTTATAGTCAAAATCAACAGGCGGCGCGCCCTGCAAATGTCGCCAAAGTGTTGCGTAACACTTACACCCTACTCGCAATGACCTTGGCTGCAAGCGCCGCTGCGGCTGGTGTAGCGATGGCGGCTGATGTGGGTCGCGGAGTTGGAATGATCTGTAGCTTAGCGGCTCTAGGAATTGTTTGGTTTGTTCTGCCGCGCACTGCTAATTCCAGTAAAGGCATATTTGTTGTCTTTGCCTTCACTATTTTACTTGGTGTAGGTTTGGGGCCAACTCTTAATTATTATATTGCTGCTTACAGTAATGGCTCTGCGCTAATTATGCAGTCCTTAGGTTTAACGGCACTGGTATTCTTTGGTCTTTCTGGTTATGTATTAACCACGGGTAAAGACTTCAGCTTTATGGGTGGCTTCTTAATGACAGGCTTGATCATTGCTGTTGTTGCGATGCTCGGTCTTATGGTAGCTGGTTTGTTTGGTATTCACGTTCCAGCCATGAGTTTGGCACTCAGCGCTATGGTGGCTCTGTTAATGTCTGGCTTTATTTTGTTTGACACCAGTCGAATCGTTAACGGTGGCGAGACAAACTACATTATGGCTACTACCGCTTTGTACCTAAATATCTACAACCTATTTACTAGCCTTCTTCATATTCTAGGTGTCATGGGTGGTGATGATTAA
- the trmA gene encoding tRNA (uridine(54)-C5)-methyltransferase TrmA, producing the protein MSSFPIGRAQPELYEEQLSKKLQKTQEEFAALYRAEVESYPSAASHYRMRAEFRIWHNDEGSHYAMYEPGNYKKPVLITLFDIAGKQICACMPRLLEQINACDILKKRLFQVEFLSTLSGELLVTLIYHRALDSTWEARAKQLENQIDAFVIGRSRKQKLTLSQDWVTEELELQSGSFRFQQVETGFTQPNANVNRNMLNWACKHSEGFGGDLLELYCGNGNFTIPLSLGFDKVLATELAKVSTRSAIHNIELNKRDNIQLVRLSAEEVTQAFNGVREFRRLKDINLDAYNFTTVFVDPPRAGIDEDSLKFIQRFENIIYISCNPSTLKSNLELLDSTHVVDRMALFDQFPYTDHRECGAILKKRT; encoded by the coding sequence ATGTCTAGTTTTCCTATCGGTCGCGCTCAACCAGAGCTTTATGAAGAGCAGTTAAGCAAGAAGCTACAGAAGACCCAAGAAGAGTTTGCTGCGCTTTATCGTGCTGAAGTAGAAAGTTACCCATCTGCTGCAAGCCATTATCGTATGCGTGCGGAGTTTCGTATTTGGCACAATGATGAAGGCTCGCATTACGCCATGTATGAGCCGGGCAATTATAAAAAACCTGTATTGATTACCCTGTTTGATATTGCGGGTAAGCAAATTTGCGCTTGTATGCCTCGCCTGTTAGAGCAGATTAATGCCTGTGATATCCTCAAAAAACGCCTCTTTCAAGTTGAGTTCTTAAGCACCTTAAGTGGTGAATTATTAGTTACCCTTATCTACCATCGAGCACTTGACTCAACGTGGGAGGCTCGAGCCAAGCAGCTTGAAAATCAAATCGACGCATTTGTTATTGGCCGCTCTCGCAAGCAAAAACTCACTTTAAGCCAAGATTGGGTGACAGAAGAGCTAGAGCTGCAATCGGGTAGTTTTCGCTTTCAGCAGGTCGAAACGGGCTTTACTCAGCCCAACGCTAATGTCAATCGCAATATGCTGAACTGGGCCTGTAAACACAGTGAGGGCTTTGGTGGCGATTTATTAGAGCTCTATTGCGGTAATGGGAATTTCACCATCCCCTTATCACTGGGTTTTGACAAAGTACTTGCTACAGAGCTTGCCAAGGTTTCAACCCGCTCTGCCATTCACAATATAGAGTTAAATAAGCGAGACAATATTCAATTGGTTAGGCTTTCGGCCGAAGAAGTTACTCAGGCTTTTAATGGTGTGCGTGAATTTCGTCGCTTAAAAGATATTAATTTAGACGCTTATAACTTCACGACCGTTTTTGTTGACCCTCCTCGCGCAGGCATAGATGAAGATAGCCTGAAGTTTATTCAGCGCTTTGAAAATATTATTTATATTAGCTGCAACCCTAGTACACTGAAATCTAACTTGGAGCTGCTTGATAGTACTCACGTTGTTGACAGAATGGCTTTATTTGATCAATTTCCCTATACCGATCACCGTGAATGCGGTGCGATTCTAAAAAAACGAACGTGA
- the murI gene encoding glutamate racemase codes for MNQKIKVVIYDSGAGGLSITRQLISRGVYCDLFYLADKAAFPYGKLSEHELLGRAMKLMQHCQAQFAPDLVIVACNTASTLLLPHLRKRWNIPFIGVVPAIKPAAALSQSKTIAVLATEATIQRPYIYELIDEHAKHCHVELLACPNLVALSEEFIRTGVVDAEALHELLRRLFEAHSKVDTLVLACTHFPILKAHIEAFTENLAVRVIDSSDAIVNRFVQLQPNAAIDKAASSPQVTFINTAAERLSHYADYLSEFQCPVTFIEHFADEKKAP; via the coding sequence GTGAATCAGAAAATTAAGGTAGTTATATACGACTCCGGTGCTGGTGGTCTATCAATCACCCGTCAGCTAATATCTCGAGGTGTGTACTGCGATCTTTTTTATCTTGCTGATAAAGCGGCCTTCCCTTATGGCAAGCTCAGTGAGCATGAATTGCTTGGGCGAGCCATGAAGTTAATGCAGCACTGTCAAGCTCAGTTTGCGCCAGACCTAGTTATTGTTGCTTGCAATACGGCAAGCACTCTATTGCTCCCTCACTTACGTAAGCGCTGGAATATTCCTTTTATTGGTGTGGTACCAGCGATAAAACCCGCTGCGGCTCTTAGTCAAAGTAAAACGATTGCTGTGTTAGCAACTGAGGCGACTATTCAGCGCCCTTATATTTATGAGCTTATAGATGAACATGCCAAACACTGTCATGTTGAGCTGCTGGCTTGCCCCAATTTAGTGGCATTAAGTGAAGAATTTATAAGAACAGGTGTTGTTGATGCCGAAGCATTACATGAGCTACTAAGGCGCCTATTTGAGGCTCACTCTAAGGTTGATACTTTGGTGCTGGCCTGCACTCACTTCCCGATTTTAAAAGCGCACATAGAGGCTTTTACAGAAAACTTAGCTGTTCGTGTGATAGATTCAAGCGACGCTATTGTCAATCGATTTGTACAGCTTCAACCGAATGCTGCAATCGATAAAGCAGCTAGTAGCCCACAAGTAACATTTATAAATACAGCTGCTGAGCGCTTAAGCCATTACGCGGATTATTTAAGTGAATTTCAGTGCCCTGTCACTTTTATCGAGCATTTCGCAGACGAAAAAAAAGCGCCCTAA